From a single Anaerolineae bacterium genomic region:
- a CDS encoding ATP-binding cassette domain-containing protein: MIEVVDLTKFYGPIRALQGVSFQVAPGEIVGLLGPNGAGKSTAMKILTGYLQPDGGVVKVDGLDVLTHAREVQARLGYLPENAPLYPEMSVQAYLLMMADLREIPREEQIVYLSRAIYATGLADRLTQPIGQLSKGFRQRVGLAQAILHQPKLLILDEPTIGLDPTQIVEIRQLIRRLAPQSTILFSSHILSEVEAVCDRVIIIINGQVKADARLAELAATSDAVLVLQEKTGGVEQALKTLAEVSQVESISVPDGYPAYRVRGTEEDNLCPAIYNLARRENWPVRELRRDARTLEAVFNELATAPSEDTLAEEITETETVMEEA, encoded by the coding sequence ATGATAGAAGTTGTTGACCTTACCAAATTCTATGGCCCCATCAGGGCCTTGCAAGGGGTTTCCTTTCAGGTAGCCCCCGGCGAGATTGTGGGTTTGCTTGGCCCAAACGGCGCGGGCAAATCAACCGCCATGAAAATATTAACCGGCTACCTGCAACCCGACGGCGGCGTGGTGAAGGTGGATGGCCTGGACGTACTCACCCATGCCCGTGAAGTGCAAGCCCGGCTGGGCTACCTGCCGGAAAATGCCCCGCTTTACCCGGAGATGTCGGTGCAAGCCTATCTGCTGATGATGGCCGACTTGCGCGAAATTCCGCGCGAAGAACAAATTGTGTACCTCTCCCGGGCTATCTACGCCACCGGCTTGGCCGACCGCCTGACCCAGCCTATCGGCCAACTGAGTAAAGGTTTCCGGCAGCGGGTGGGGCTGGCCCAGGCTATTTTGCACCAGCCCAAACTGCTCATCCTTGACGAGCCGACAATTGGGTTGGACCCCACCCAGATTGTGGAAATTCGCCAGTTGATCCGCCGCCTGGCCCCGCAAAGCACCATCCTTTTTTCGTCCCACATTTTATCAGAAGTGGAAGCAGTGTGTGACCGGGTGATCATTATCATCAACGGCCAGGTCAAGGCCGATGCTCGCCTGGCTGAACTGGCGGCCACGTCCGACGCCGTGTTGGTGTTGCAGGAAAAAACCGGGGGGGTTGAACAAGCCTTAAAAACGCTGGCCGAGGTAAGCCAAGTCGAGTCCATCTCCGTTCCCGACGGCTATCCGGCCTATCGCGTGCGCGGCACCGAGGAAGATAACCTCTGCCCGGCTATCTACAATTTGGCCCGCCGCGAGAACTGGCCCGTGCGTGAGTTACGGCGCGATGCCCGCACCCTGGAAGCCGTGTTCAACGAGCTGGCTACGGCCCCTTCAGAAGACACCCTGGCCGAAGAAATCACCGAAACAGAAACCGTAATGGAGGAAGCGTAA